From one Deltaproteobacteria bacterium genomic stretch:
- the coxB gene encoding cytochrome c oxidase subunit II, whose translation MIGKFAFWPDLASSFAWKVDAIYILIILVTVLVSLGVYAAIVSFVIKYKRKSEDEIPEQIEGNLPLEILWSVIPLGLVLAMFGWGAVLFFELSTPPAEAINFSVVGKQWMWKVQHPSGKREINELHVPIGQPIRLTITSEDVLHSFYIPAFRAKMDAVPGRYTTSWFEPSKAGEYHIFCAEYCGTKHSMMIGRVVVMEPAQYEQWLKTGGATAVNTGETPEMAGARLFQEQRCMTCHQTNGIMAPVLQGLYGKEIELQGGQKVLFDEAYIRESILNPTAKITAGYQPVMPTFQGQVTEDAIMQLIAYIKSLAGAPGAHAATSPPTETKPVEPQATEGQAASPSTETPAVVTPPADDAQPNAGTDTPAAQPDEPQADGTDSSKEETM comes from the coding sequence ATGATAGGAAAATTCGCTTTTTGGCCTGATCTCGCATCCTCCTTCGCCTGGAAGGTTGATGCCATTTATATCTTGATCATCTTAGTGACCGTATTGGTGTCACTGGGAGTGTATGCCGCCATTGTTTCGTTTGTCATTAAGTACAAACGGAAATCCGAAGACGAAATTCCAGAACAGATTGAAGGTAATCTGCCGCTGGAAATTCTCTGGTCAGTGATTCCACTTGGTTTGGTGCTGGCGATGTTTGGCTGGGGAGCCGTGCTGTTTTTCGAGCTGTCCACTCCACCGGCAGAAGCGATCAACTTCTCCGTTGTTGGTAAACAATGGATGTGGAAGGTGCAACATCCATCAGGCAAGCGGGAAATCAATGAGCTGCATGTTCCCATTGGCCAGCCGATCAGGCTGACCATCACGTCCGAGGATGTATTGCATAGCTTCTACATTCCAGCGTTTCGTGCCAAGATGGATGCCGTACCAGGACGATATACCACAAGTTGGTTTGAGCCGAGCAAAGCTGGTGAATACCATATTTTCTGCGCGGAATATTGTGGCACCAAGCACTCGATGATGATTGGTCGTGTCGTAGTGATGGAGCCCGCACAATACGAGCAGTGGCTCAAAACCGGTGGAGCGACCGCGGTCAATACTGGAGAAACGCCGGAGATGGCTGGAGCGCGTCTGTTCCAAGAGCAGCGTTGTATGACCTGCCATCAGACCAATGGTATTATGGCTCCGGTATTACAAGGACTCTATGGAAAAGAGATTGAGCTGCAAGGTGGACAAAAAGTCCTCTTTGATGAAGCCTATATCCGTGAATCGATTTTGAATCCTACGGCGAAAATCACCGCTGGGTATCAACCTGTGATGCCAACCTTCCAAGGGCAAGTAACTGAAGATGCCATCATGCAGTTGATCGCCTATATTAAGTCTTTGGCTGGAGCGCCAGGGGCGCATGCGGCGACTTCGCCTCCTACTGAAACCAAACCGGTTGAGCCGCAAGCAACAGAAGGACAGGCGGCAAGCCCATCAACTGAAACGCCTGCTGTAGTTACTCCGCCAGCGGATGACGCACAGCCAAATGCCGGAACTGATACTCCGGCGGCACAACCGGACGAACCGCAAGCGGATGGAACTGACTCTTCGAAAGAAGAGACAATGTAA
- the ctaD gene encoding cytochrome c oxidase subunit I, whose product MSAVAVPKHEEAPVLEIPSRTYLNDGYSIKSWLLTLDHKRIAILYAVAIAIFFLMGASFALMIRLELLTPGGDLMEAETYNKMFTMHGLIMIFFVLIPSIPAILGNFLIPLMIGARDVAFPRLNLMSWYIFMIGGTFVLTAALFGGVDTGWTFYTPYSSVYANSNVILTAGGAFITGFSSILTGLNFIVTIHTMRAPGMTWFRLPLFIWAHYATSLIQVLATPVIAITLLLLILERGLGLGIFNPNLGGDPILFQHLFWFYSHPAVYIMILPGMGVISEMIACVARRRIFGYSFVAFSSLGIAIIGFFVWGHHMYVSGQSVYAGMVFSLITMLVAIPSAIKTFNWTATLYKGSISYESPMYFTVGFLGLFVIGGVTGLFLATMGLDIHMHDTYFVVAHFHYIMVGGEIMAFMGGLHFWWPKITGRCYPEFWGKISATLIFLGFNLTFFPQFIVGYIGMPRRYHTYPPEMQIFNVMSTGGAFVLGIGYLLPFIYFLWSLKYGKVAGPNPWRAKGLEWENTTSPPPTENFASTPIVTEEAYEYTHLPEAHVVRASTH is encoded by the coding sequence ATGAGCGCAGTCGCAGTTCCTAAACATGAAGAAGCGCCAGTCTTAGAGATACCGAGTCGTACGTATCTTAACGACGGCTATAGCATCAAGTCGTGGCTGCTCACGCTGGATCATAAGCGCATTGCGATCTTGTACGCAGTGGCGATCGCGATTTTCTTCCTCATGGGGGCAAGCTTTGCGCTGATGATCCGTTTGGAGTTGCTGACTCCTGGTGGTGATCTGATGGAGGCCGAGACCTACAACAAAATGTTCACCATGCACGGTCTCATCATGATCTTCTTTGTGCTGATTCCGTCGATCCCTGCTATCTTAGGAAACTTTCTCATCCCGCTCATGATCGGTGCTCGGGACGTGGCATTTCCACGTCTGAACCTCATGAGTTGGTATATTTTCATGATCGGTGGGACGTTCGTGTTGACCGCTGCGCTCTTTGGTGGCGTGGACACTGGGTGGACGTTCTACACGCCGTACAGCTCTGTGTATGCCAACAGCAATGTGATTCTCACTGCTGGGGGCGCGTTCATTACCGGCTTCTCCTCGATTCTTACTGGGTTGAACTTCATTGTCACGATTCACACCATGCGCGCTCCAGGGATGACCTGGTTTCGCTTGCCTTTGTTCATCTGGGCTCACTACGCAACCAGCTTGATTCAGGTGCTTGCAACCCCGGTCATTGCCATCACCCTTCTTCTGCTCATCCTTGAGCGTGGGTTAGGATTAGGCATTTTCAATCCGAATCTTGGTGGTGACCCGATCTTGTTCCAGCACTTGTTTTGGTTCTATTCACATCCTGCGGTGTACATCATGATCCTCCCAGGTATGGGAGTAATCAGTGAAATGATCGCTTGTGTCGCTCGACGCCGCATCTTTGGCTATTCTTTCGTTGCTTTCTCAAGCCTCGGCATTGCCATCATTGGCTTCTTTGTTTGGGGCCATCACATGTACGTGAGTGGTCAGTCGGTGTATGCCGGGATGGTCTTCTCGCTCATTACCATGCTGGTCGCGATCCCATCGGCCATCAAAACCTTCAACTGGACCGCGACATTGTACAAAGGCTCGATCTCGTATGAATCGCCAATGTACTTCACTGTCGGTTTCCTGGGGTTATTCGTAATTGGTGGAGTGACAGGGTTATTCTTGGCCACGATGGGTCTTGATATCCACATGCATGACACCTACTTCGTGGTTGCGCATTTCCATTACATCATGGTTGGCGGCGAGATCATGGCGTTCATGGGCGGATTGCACTTCTGGTGGCCAAAGATCACCGGACGGTGTTATCCCGAATTCTGGGGAAAGATTTCGGCGACCTTGATCTTTCTCGGATTTAATTTGACCTTCTTCCCGCAGTTCATTGTTGGCTACATTGGCATGCCGCGACGATACCACACCTATCCACCAGAAATGCAGATCTTCAATGTCATGTCGACTGGTGGCGCGTTTGTTCTTGGTATTGGCTATCTGCTCCCCTTTATTTACTTCCTGTGGTCGCTCAAGTATGGCAAAGTGGCTGGCCCAAACCCATGGCGGGCAAAGGGACTAGAGTGGGAAAATACCACCTCTCCACCGCCGACCGAAAACTTTGCCAGCACACCAATTGTGACTGAAGAAGCATACGAATACACTCATCTCCCGGAGGCACACGTTGTCCGAGCAAGCACACACTAG
- a CDS encoding cytochrome c oxidase subunit 3 family protein, which produces MWAFLVQEILFFGGLFTGYTVYRSYYPDSFIAGSHHLDIFWGGLNTVVLIGSSLTMAMAVWAAQNSKKSQLVLFLILTLVLGSIFLGVKVIEYTDKFTHHLIPGWDFAWAEPHGHPKHVQIFYSFYFAMTGMHALHMIIGAGIIIPLIIMAMRGKFHKDYYAPIEVFGLYWHFVDIVWIFLFPLLYLIGRH; this is translated from the coding sequence ATGTGGGCATTCCTGGTCCAAGAAATTCTTTTCTTTGGCGGGCTATTTACTGGCTACACTGTCTATCGCTCCTATTACCCTGACTCCTTTATTGCCGGGAGCCACCATCTCGATATTTTTTGGGGTGGCCTGAATACGGTCGTGCTGATCGGTAGTAGCTTAACGATGGCAATGGCGGTATGGGCAGCGCAGAATAGTAAAAAAAGCCAACTGGTTCTTTTCCTTATCCTCACTCTTGTTCTCGGCTCAATCTTCCTTGGCGTGAAAGTCATTGAATACACCGACAAATTTACCCACCACCTTATTCCAGGGTGGGATTTTGCATGGGCGGAACCGCATGGTCACCCCAAGCATGTACAGATTTTCTACAGCTTCTATTTTGCCATGACGGGAATGCACGCGCTGCATATGATTATTGGTGCCGGGATCATTATTCCGCTCATTATCATGGCAATGCGCGGAAAGTTTCACAAAGATTATTATGCACCCATTGAGGTGTTCGGCTTATACTGGCACTTTGTTGATATCGTGTGGATCTTCCTTTTCCCATTACTTTATTTGATTGGTCGACACTAA
- a CDS encoding oxidase, which yields MEHVHVNHAHPTPKLYVIIFAALMVFTLLTVAAAFQDFGRLNNVIALAIAGVKTVLVVLFFMHVKYGSRLTKLFAAAGFLWLAILIGFTLGDTESRRGAKNAQTPTGWAPLPVDAKEPGAPAVSHGGAHQQTEGQH from the coding sequence ATGGAACACGTACACGTTAATCATGCCCATCCAACTCCTAAGTTATATGTGATCATTTTTGCAGCACTGATGGTGTTTACCTTGCTGACCGTTGCTGCCGCTTTTCAGGACTTTGGTCGACTTAACAACGTCATTGCGTTGGCCATCGCGGGAGTAAAGACCGTTCTGGTTGTATTGTTCTTCATGCACGTGAAGTACGGCAGTCGGCTGACAAAGCTCTTTGCTGCAGCTGGATTCCTGTGGTTAGCCATCCTTATTGGCTTCACCCTTGGTGATACCGAGAGCCGTCGGGGAGCAAAGAACGCGCAGACGCCAACGGGATGGGCGCCACTGCCTGTTGATGCGAAAGAGCCTGGCGCTCCAGCTGTAAGCCACGGGGGAGCGCACCAGCAGACCGAAGGACAGCACTAA